From one Pseudanabaena sp. BC1403 genomic stretch:
- the urtB gene encoding urea ABC transporter permease subunit UrtB, producing the protein MNVLPINALSSLIHLAQATPAAKSFDPIAITNQLLNGVGIIGILLLTGLGLSITFGVMRIINLAHGEFIMLGAYTSFVLQSNFKMDLLLTIPFSFLFTAFVGAIVELTIVRRLYGRAVETLLATWGLSIVIQGVVKLIFTAQLKYVKAPPYIRGNWTPFQIGGQAIEISYYRLFIIFMALLLLGITAFLLYGTKLGREVRAVTQNRNMAKCLGVNTSLVDMLTFAYGCGLAGVAGTVISSLKSVAPPMGQDYLVDAWMTVVTGGVDKLVGVLAGAVLIGESNAAIAYLINDPTARVIVLAAVIVLIRYRPEGLFTVQKRS; encoded by the coding sequence ATGAACGTTTTGCCAATTAATGCATTATCTTCGTTAATACACTTAGCACAGGCAACTCCGGCAGCAAAGTCATTCGACCCGATCGCAATTACCAATCAGCTCCTAAATGGTGTTGGTATTATCGGTATTCTTTTGTTGACAGGTTTAGGACTTTCAATAACGTTCGGAGTTATGCGAATAATCAACCTAGCGCATGGTGAATTCATCATGCTCGGCGCATATACATCGTTTGTGTTGCAAAGTAATTTCAAAATGGATTTGTTATTAACAATCCCATTTTCGTTTTTATTTACTGCCTTTGTAGGTGCAATTGTCGAACTAACTATCGTTCGACGACTATATGGGCGAGCTGTTGAGACGCTCTTGGCAACTTGGGGACTAAGTATTGTGATTCAGGGCGTTGTTAAGCTTATTTTCACGGCTCAATTAAAATATGTGAAAGCTCCGCCCTACATCAGAGGAAACTGGACTCCGTTTCAAATTGGAGGACAAGCGATCGAGATATCTTACTACCGCTTGTTTATTATCTTCATGGCACTATTACTTCTAGGAATAACAGCTTTTCTACTCTACGGAACAAAGCTCGGAAGAGAAGTGCGTGCAGTCACCCAAAACCGCAACATGGCAAAGTGCTTGGGTGTTAATACTAGCCTTGTAGATATGCTTACTTTTGCCTATGGATGCGGTTTAGCAGGAGTTGCAGGTACAGTTATTTCATCACTAAAAAGTGTCGCGCCGCCGATGGGACAAGATTACCTAGTAGATGCTTGGATGACGGTTGTTACAGGTGGAGTTGATAAGCTAGTTGGCGTTTTGGCAGGTGCAGTTTTGATTGGCGAATCAAATGCTGCGATCGCTTACCTGATAAACGATCCAACCGCGCGTGTAATTGTATTAGCAGCCGTAATCGTTTTGATTCGCTACCGTCCAGAAGGTTTGTTTACAGTTCAGAAGCGAAGTTAA